One stretch of Segatella copri DNA includes these proteins:
- a CDS encoding transposase gives MTSEPLNQYTEICRDAIKSSSAKLSKTFESLLLEILLLYMTIQRKINFTQMERYGTHCEQTYRTNFNRGRAKCIDWVKFNLALCRRYLNMDGLLAIAIDPSYISKSGKKTPHIGTFWSGCASSMKHGLEIMGLALVDVHANSCMMLRAHQTPSTGELKMRNMTLVQHYIAVIKRYKKDLLKVTDIVVADAFFSIRPFVDGIKECGFHLVSRFRDTASLYYVYTGPRSNKPGRPKTLDGKINYKKLDLTRMAELHIEGLEGTAYTLIAYSKALKQKVRLVIWVMPNGKHKLFFSTKTSMSGEEVLRTYRSRFQIEFCFRDAKQYTGLTHCQARHKNQLDFSYNASFASQNVAKVMMKENELPYSMASFKEIMASTYIAKLIFNKCRRIPNRKLISHTIKELFGWQRKAA, from the coding sequence ATGACATCAGAACCACTCAACCAATATACGGAAATATGCAGAGATGCTATCAAAAGTTCATCTGCAAAGTTAAGCAAAACTTTCGAGAGTCTACTCTTGGAAATACTTTTATTGTACATGACGATACAAAGAAAGATAAATTTCACTCAAATGGAGCGTTACGGCACCCATTGTGAGCAGACCTACAGAACGAACTTCAACCGTGGTCGTGCTAAATGCATAGACTGGGTGAAGTTCAACCTTGCCCTATGCCGACGTTACTTGAATATGGATGGTCTATTGGCTATAGCCATCGATCCGAGCTACATCAGCAAGTCGGGTAAGAAGACTCCGCATATCGGTACTTTCTGGTCCGGTTGTGCAAGTTCCATGAAGCATGGGCTTGAAATCATGGGGCTTGCACTTGTCGATGTCCATGCCAACAGTTGCATGATGCTGCGCGCCCATCAGACTCCATCTACTGGAGAATTGAAAATGCGTAACATGACTCTCGTGCAACATTACATAGCGGTCATCAAGCGTTATAAGAAGGATTTGTTGAAGGTCACCGATATTGTTGTCGCTGACGCTTTCTTCTCTATCCGTCCGTTTGTGGACGGAATCAAAGAGTGCGGTTTCCATCTTGTCAGCCGCTTCAGGGATACTGCGAGCCTATATTATGTGTATACGGGACCTCGTTCCAATAAGCCTGGACGTCCCAAGACACTTGACGGAAAAATCAACTACAAGAAACTTGACCTCACACGTATGGCAGAGTTGCATATTGAAGGACTTGAAGGCACAGCCTACACACTCATAGCCTATTCAAAGGCATTGAAGCAGAAAGTGCGCCTTGTCATTTGGGTTATGCCGAACGGAAAACACAAGCTTTTCTTCTCAACAAAGACATCCATGTCGGGTGAGGAAGTGTTGCGCACATACCGCTCAAGATTCCAAATAGAGTTTTGTTTTCGCGATGCAAAGCAATATACTGGTCTTACGCATTGCCAAGCAAGACACAAGAACCAGTTGGACTTTTCCTATAATGCATCATTCGCATCACAGAATGTTGCGAAAGTGATGATGAAGGAAAATGAATTGCCGTATTCCATGGCTTCTTTCAAGGAGATTATGGCAAGCACATACATCGCTAAATTAATTTTCAACAAGTGTCGGAGAATACCGAACCGAAAGTTAATTAGTCATACTATCAAAGAACTCTTTGGCTGGCAACGTAAAGCTGCTTAG
- a CDS encoding PfkB family carbohydrate kinase has protein sequence MRKVIGIGETVLDIIFKGGKPIEAVPGGSSFNAVISLGRAGVNASFISEAGNDRIGEYVIQFLRDNGVNADNVSIFPESKSPLSLAFLDENNNADYIFYKDHPHDQLEFATPEINPGDIVLFGSFFALNPVVRPQVAGFLEYAKEHGAILYYDINFRASHQNEIMKITPNLIENLEMADFVRGSHEDFGILYKKPEADKVYNAEISFYCKKFICTQGAEPVEVRAENGFAKSYPSEKMKPVSTIGAGDNFNAGFVFGLIKDGITREDIDRGLSEAQWDSLLVSAQEFSTECCKDIYNYVSKEFGEAKKKEL, from the coding sequence ATGCGCAAAGTAATAGGAATAGGAGAAACCGTGCTTGACATCATCTTCAAGGGCGGCAAGCCGATAGAGGCAGTACCGGGTGGCTCATCATTCAATGCAGTCATCTCGTTGGGGCGTGCGGGCGTAAATGCTTCGTTTATCAGCGAGGCGGGCAACGACCGCATAGGAGAGTATGTGATTCAGTTTTTGAGAGATAATGGGGTGAATGCTGACAATGTGAGCATCTTCCCGGAATCGAAGTCGCCGCTCTCGCTGGCTTTCCTCGACGAGAACAACAATGCCGACTACATTTTCTACAAGGATCATCCTCACGACCAGCTGGAGTTTGCCACACCGGAAATCAATCCTGGCGACATCGTGCTCTTCGGTTCGTTCTTCGCCCTGAATCCTGTGGTCCGTCCTCAGGTTGCCGGCTTCCTGGAGTATGCGAAGGAGCACGGCGCCATTCTTTATTACGACATCAACTTCCGTGCTTCTCATCAGAACGAAATCATGAAGATTACACCTAATCTGATAGAGAACCTGGAGATGGCTGATTTCGTGCGCGGAAGCCACGAGGACTTCGGAATCCTCTACAAGAAACCGGAGGCAGATAAGGTTTATAATGCCGAAATCAGTTTCTACTGCAAGAAGTTTATCTGCACCCAGGGTGCTGAGCCTGTAGAGGTTCGTGCCGAGAACGGCTTTGCCAAGAGTTATCCTTCGGAGAAGATGAAGCCGGTGAGCACCATCGGAGCCGGCGATAATTTCAATGCCGGTTTCGTGTTCGGATTAATCAAGGATGGAATCACCCGCGAGGACATCGACCGTGGCTTATCTGAGGCGCAATGGGACAGTCTCCTTGTTTCGGCTCAAGAATTCTCCACCGAATGCTGCAAGGACATCTACAATTATGTTTCGAAGGAATTTGGAGAAGCAAAGAAGAAGGAACTATAA
- a CDS encoding M16 family metallopeptidase — MKYNTYTLDNGLRIIHLPSDSKVVYCGYQINAGTRNEEPGEEGLAHFCEHVTFKGTERRKAWHILNCLESVGGDLNAYTNKEGTVYYSAILKEHIARAVDLLTDIVFHSVYPQAEIDKEVEVICDEIESYNDSPAELIYDEFENIIFKGSPLGHNILGTAEQVRSFKTEDALRFTRKLYRPDNAIFFAYGDIDFKKLLRLLKKSFLSEERRVKSEKFNSPEAQTQFNIQHLTFNTQHSFEGQTIVMQKNTHQAHVMIGTRAYDVNDSRRMPLYLLNNMLGGPGMNAKLNLALREHNGLVYTVESTMAAYGDTGIWSIYFGCDEHDVKRCLRLVRKELDKFMQKPLSEAQLKAAKKQIKGQVGVACDNRENFALDFGKSFLHYGWEKNVDRLYEQVDEITAEQIQAVAQELFDKDRLTTLIFR; from the coding sequence ATGAAATACAATACTTATACACTCGATAATGGACTCCGCATCATCCACCTGCCTTCAGACAGCAAGGTGGTGTATTGCGGTTACCAGATTAACGCCGGCACCCGAAACGAGGAGCCGGGCGAAGAAGGACTTGCCCACTTCTGCGAGCACGTTACTTTCAAGGGCACAGAGCGCCGCAAGGCGTGGCACATTCTCAACTGTCTGGAGAGCGTGGGAGGCGACTTGAACGCCTACACCAACAAGGAAGGCACGGTTTATTACTCAGCCATCCTCAAAGAGCACATCGCAAGAGCCGTAGATCTGCTCACCGACATCGTTTTCCATTCGGTTTATCCGCAAGCGGAAATCGACAAGGAGGTAGAGGTAATCTGCGATGAAATAGAGAGTTACAACGATTCTCCTGCCGAACTGATTTATGATGAATTCGAAAACATCATCTTCAAGGGCTCGCCGCTGGGCCACAATATTCTGGGCACAGCCGAGCAGGTTCGCTCGTTCAAGACAGAAGATGCGCTGCGCTTTACAAGAAAGCTTTACCGGCCGGATAATGCGATATTCTTCGCTTACGGAGACATTGACTTCAAGAAGCTGCTAAGACTCTTGAAGAAGAGCTTTTTAAGTGAAGAACGAAGAGTGAAGAGTGAAAAATTCAATAGTCCAGAGGCGCAAACCCAATTCAACATTCAACACTTAACATTCAACACTCAACACTCCTTCGAGGGGCAGACAATCGTGATGCAGAAGAATACGCATCAGGCTCATGTGATGATTGGAACCCGCGCCTACGATGTGAACGACAGCCGCAGAATGCCGCTCTATCTGCTCAACAACATGCTGGGCGGACCGGGAATGAACGCCAAGCTGAACCTAGCCCTGCGTGAGCACAACGGACTGGTTTACACCGTAGAGAGCACGATGGCGGCTTATGGCGATACGGGCATTTGGAGCATTTATTTCGGCTGCGATGAGCACGACGTGAAGCGCTGCCTCAGACTGGTTCGCAAGGAACTGGATAAGTTCATGCAGAAGCCGCTGAGCGAGGCGCAGCTCAAGGCCGCCAAGAAGCAGATTAAGGGACAGGTAGGCGTGGCTTGCGACAACCGCGAGAACTTTGCCCTCGACTTCGGCAAGAGCTTCCTTCACTATGGCTGGGAGAAGAACGTAGACCGACTCTACGAGCAGGTGGATGAGATTACAGCCGAACAGATACAGGCCGTGGCTCAGGAGTTGTTTGATAAAGACAGGCTCACCACGCTGATTTTCAGATAA
- a CDS encoding ATP-binding protein: MYKRSIYHTIIKRLEEHRMFIQVVMGPRQIGKSTVVKQVLDDLGKPYLLYSADTIPNTSPKWISECWANARLQMRAQQLEEMILVIDEVQKLKNWSEYVKKEWDADSLNHINLKVVLLGSSRVLLEKGLAESLMGRYEEIRMSHWSYPEMREAFNMSLEQYIYYGGYPGAAQLIEDEERWGNYMNGAIIDATINKDILMDSPISKPALLRQTFELSVAYSGKILSITKMLGALQDAGNTVTLAGYLNLLGDSGLVTGLQKFSVDMARKRASIPKYQVYNNALLSVLSGLSFKEAVTDSKRWGQFFESAIGAYIISEAFVHRFEVYYWREGNDEVDFVLKKNQKIVAIEVKSNGETKTTGMERFHKLFNPLATIVVGENGIQPELFLSMDLRKLFE; the protein is encoded by the coding sequence ATGTATAAAAGAAGCATTTACCACACGATTATCAAGCGACTGGAAGAGCACAGAATGTTCATCCAGGTAGTGATGGGACCCCGACAGATTGGCAAATCTACCGTCGTTAAGCAGGTGCTCGACGACCTCGGGAAGCCTTATCTCCTCTATTCTGCCGACACCATCCCCAACACATCACCAAAATGGATAAGTGAATGTTGGGCAAATGCCCGGTTGCAGATGCGCGCGCAGCAGCTGGAAGAAATGATTCTGGTGATTGATGAGGTGCAGAAACTGAAAAACTGGAGCGAATATGTAAAGAAAGAATGGGATGCAGACTCGCTCAATCATATCAACCTCAAGGTAGTACTGCTAGGTTCTTCAAGAGTTTTGCTGGAGAAAGGTCTGGCAGAATCGCTCATGGGAAGATACGAGGAAATCAGGATGAGCCACTGGAGCTATCCGGAAATGAGAGAAGCCTTCAACATGTCGCTAGAACAGTATATATATTATGGTGGCTATCCGGGTGCCGCACAGCTCATAGAAGACGAAGAAAGATGGGGAAACTACATGAACGGAGCCATCATCGATGCAACCATCAACAAAGACATCCTGATGGATTCGCCTATCAGCAAGCCTGCCCTGCTGCGCCAGACATTTGAGTTGAGCGTAGCTTATTCGGGCAAGATACTCTCGATCACCAAGATGCTGGGAGCCCTGCAAGATGCAGGCAACACGGTGACGTTGGCTGGATATCTGAACCTGCTAGGCGACAGCGGACTTGTAACAGGACTTCAGAAATTTTCTGTAGATATGGCCCGCAAGCGTGCCAGCATCCCGAAATATCAGGTTTACAACAATGCCCTGCTAAGCGTTCTGAGCGGATTGTCGTTTAAGGAAGCCGTAACTGACAGCAAGCGATGGGGACAGTTTTTCGAATCAGCCATAGGAGCTTATATCATCAGCGAAGCCTTCGTCCATCGTTTCGAGGTTTATTATTGGCGCGAAGGCAATGATGAGGTTGATTTCGTTCTCAAGAAGAACCAAAAGATTGTAGCCATAGAGGTGAAGAGCAATGGCGAAACCAAGACAACCGGCATGGAACGCTTCCACAAGCTCTTCAATCCGCTAGCCACCATAGTTGTGGGCGAGAATGGCATTCAGCCTGAGCTGTTCCTCAGCATGGATCTCAGAAAGCTTTTCGAATAA
- a CDS encoding IS110 family transposase — MQIYGIDLAKEKFDVSFFDLTSKKVSNHPSHKVVKNNFKSIGRFLETLPSDAVLVAEHTGVYGDTLLKCCMDSNVKIAFVGGYVIHRYRATPDRAKTDVLDCALLRDFGERYPDKLKYKTFPEEALYELRQLARHREMLVEQRKQLITADKSEDCRPIRSLTVKRSMDRIKEMLDTEIAETEKEMLKVINGHESIRHNYELVKSVDGVGLITAVELLVKTENFTKITTARQYAAYAGTAPYEKSSGKMDKGAHISKIGNRRSKTLLYICAESARLHNKEIKLYYERRTLIDKKPRHYVLNAIANKLLRIIFTLVEKGEYYDANFIRQDPRVVKYN, encoded by the coding sequence ATGCAAATATACGGAATAGATTTGGCAAAAGAGAAATTTGACGTAAGTTTTTTCGACTTGACATCAAAAAAAGTATCAAACCACCCTTCACATAAGGTTGTAAAGAACAATTTTAAGAGTATCGGAAGGTTTTTAGAAACCCTTCCAAGCGATGCTGTATTGGTTGCTGAGCATACCGGAGTTTATGGTGATACTCTCTTGAAGTGCTGCATGGATAGCAATGTGAAGATTGCCTTTGTGGGTGGATATGTCATCCATAGATACAGAGCTACCCCTGACCGTGCCAAGACGGATGTCCTGGATTGTGCACTGCTCAGAGATTTTGGAGAGAGATATCCTGATAAGCTGAAATACAAGACGTTTCCAGAAGAGGCTCTATATGAGCTTCGTCAATTGGCACGCCACCGGGAAATGCTTGTAGAACAGCGTAAGCAGCTAATAACAGCCGACAAGAGCGAGGATTGTCGTCCTATCAGAAGTCTTACCGTCAAGCGAAGCATGGACCGCATCAAAGAGATGTTGGACACGGAAATTGCAGAGACGGAAAAAGAAATGTTGAAAGTCATAAATGGACATGAGAGCATTCGCCACAACTATGAGCTTGTTAAAAGTGTCGATGGAGTTGGGCTGATTACCGCAGTAGAACTATTGGTAAAAACAGAGAATTTCACAAAAATAACTACAGCGCGCCAATATGCTGCTTATGCAGGAACTGCGCCATACGAAAAATCATCGGGGAAAATGGACAAGGGAGCACATATATCCAAGATTGGTAATAGACGGTCAAAGACCTTGTTGTACATCTGCGCAGAAAGCGCCAGATTGCACAACAAGGAGATTAAACTGTATTACGAGAGACGTACTTTAATAGATAAAAAGCCGCGTCATTATGTACTAAATGCCATAGCAAACAAGTTGCTAAGGATCATATTCACCCTCGTGGAAAAAGGTGAATACTATGACGCAAACTTCATTAGGCAAGACCCAAGGGTCGTTAAATATAATTAA
- a CDS encoding ATP-binding protein, whose amino-acid sequence MYFERKEYLDKLISAEGNGMIKIITGIRRCGKSFLLFNIFCKHLLERGVAENHIIQVNLEDRRNRKLRDPDALLEYIDAQMVDKEKYYILLDEVQMVKEFEDVLNSYLHVENAEVYVTGSNARFLSKDVITEFRGRGWEIRIHPLSFSEYYEVVGGEMQQALETYYLYGGLPAVVQMGSPEAKQNYLREIYETVYLKDVLERNRLKNPEGMKELVRLLASTVGSCINVLKISNTFKSVGGVDISVNTISKYLEYLQDSFVISEALRYDVKGRKYIGAGTKYYFEDIGIRNAVLDFRQIEYTHIMENVIYNELRKQGYGVDVGVVESFKRDENGKLQRRNLEIDFVVNRHDERLYIQSAYALPDKEKVDQEQASLLNVNDGFRKLIIVGDRYRSGYNEEGILMMSLSDFLLGKENKG is encoded by the coding sequence ATGTATTTTGAACGCAAGGAATATCTAGATAAGCTCATCTCTGCCGAAGGCAATGGGATGATAAAGATTATCACAGGCATCCGCCGATGTGGTAAATCTTTTCTTCTTTTCAACATCTTTTGTAAGCATTTGCTTGAAAGAGGTGTTGCAGAGAATCATATCATACAAGTAAATCTTGAAGACCGTAGAAACAGGAAACTCCGTGACCCAGATGCGCTCTTGGAGTATATAGATGCTCAGATGGTTGACAAGGAGAAGTATTACATTCTTCTTGATGAGGTTCAGATGGTAAAGGAGTTTGAGGATGTGCTCAACTCTTATCTCCATGTGGAGAATGCTGAGGTGTATGTTACAGGTTCCAATGCTCGTTTCTTGTCAAAGGATGTAATCACAGAGTTCAGAGGGCGAGGATGGGAAATCCGAATTCATCCATTGAGCTTTTCTGAATACTACGAGGTTGTAGGAGGAGAGATGCAACAAGCTTTGGAAACCTATTATCTTTATGGTGGATTGCCTGCCGTTGTGCAGATGGGAAGCCCTGAAGCCAAGCAGAACTATCTTCGAGAGATTTATGAGACCGTTTATCTGAAAGATGTGTTGGAACGTAATCGCTTGAAGAATCCAGAGGGAATGAAAGAGTTGGTACGTCTTCTTGCATCTACGGTAGGTTCTTGTATCAATGTCTTGAAAATCTCCAATACGTTCAAGTCGGTTGGTGGAGTAGATATAAGTGTTAATACTATCAGTAAGTATTTGGAATACCTGCAGGATTCCTTCGTTATCAGCGAGGCATTGCGCTATGATGTGAAAGGTCGCAAGTACATTGGGGCTGGAACCAAGTATTACTTCGAGGACATCGGTATCCGAAATGCAGTTCTTGACTTCCGACAGATAGAATACACTCATATTATGGAGAATGTTATCTATAACGAGCTTCGCAAACAAGGCTATGGCGTGGATGTCGGCGTAGTGGAGAGCTTCAAGCGAGATGAGAATGGCAAGCTGCAGCGTAGAAATCTTGAGATTGATTTCGTGGTGAACCGTCATGATGAACGCCTCTATATCCAGTCAGCTTATGCCTTGCCTGATAAGGAGAAGGTAGATCAGGAGCAGGCTTCTTTATTGAATGTAAACGACGGCTTCCGCAAACTGATTATCGTAGGGGATAGATATCGTTCGGGTTATAATGAAGAAGGCATTCTGATGATGAGCCTCTCCGATTTCCTCTTGGGGAAAGAAAATAAGGGATAG
- a CDS encoding TIGR00730 family Rossman fold protein, translated as MKIAVFCSANKNIDPDFFMMTEEMGKWMAENGHDLVFGGCNSGLMDCIGKAVKTNGSRTIGVVPTLVERGGRTFPDLDIEIPCDNLSDRKDLMLAQSDIFVALPGGIGTLDEIFTIAASHTIGYHHKMVILYNMKGFWNSTIALLDDMADKGVIRGNWRDVIEVADNLEELAKMCI; from the coding sequence ATGAAAATAGCAGTTTTTTGTTCAGCAAATAAGAATATCGACCCCGACTTCTTCATGATGACTGAAGAGATGGGAAAGTGGATGGCAGAGAACGGCCACGACCTGGTTTTCGGTGGCTGCAACTCCGGACTGATGGATTGCATCGGCAAGGCAGTAAAGACGAATGGCAGCAGAACCATCGGTGTGGTTCCTACGCTTGTAGAGCGAGGCGGCAGAACCTTCCCTGACCTCGACATCGAGATTCCTTGTGATAATCTCAGCGACCGCAAGGACCTGATGCTTGCCCAGAGCGACATCTTCGTTGCCCTTCCTGGCGGCATCGGCACCCTGGATGAAATCTTCACCATCGCTGCCTCCCACACCATCGGCTACCATCACAAGATGGTGATTCTCTACAACATGAAAGGCTTCTGGAACTCCACCATCGCCCTTTTGGATGACATGGCAGATAAAGGTGTAATTCGTGGCAATTGGCGGGATGTGATTGAAGTGGCAGATAACCTGGAAGAGCTGGCAAAAATGTGTATTTAA
- a CDS encoding FprA family A-type flavoprotein has product MTEITNKIYYVGVNDRNKHRFEGLWPLPNGVSYNSYIIDDEKVALVDTVEVDFFTQFLENIHEVIGDREIDYLIINHMEPDHSGSIALIKKYYPNIKIVGNKKTLGMLEGFYGVTDDVVEVKNGETLSLGNHELSFVLIPMVHWPETMVTLDAKNKVLFSGDAFGCFGALNGGIIDTEINCETFWLEMVRYYSNIVGKYGIPVQNALKKLAGVELDYICSTHGPVWHEHIEKVIGMYDKMSKYETEPGLVICYGTMYGNTERMAEIIARAASKAGVKNIVMYNISKTHHSYILRDIFRYKGLIVGAPTYNAGLYHEMEVLLSELANKDIKNHLLGWYGSHCWASKAVAKIQEWNDTKLHYEPVGKPVDMKQAITPEVKAQCEALGKAMAEKLLAE; this is encoded by the coding sequence ATGACAGAAATTACAAACAAGATTTATTACGTAGGCGTAAACGACCGCAACAAGCATCGTTTTGAGGGCCTCTGGCCTTTGCCTAACGGAGTGAGCTACAACTCTTATATCATTGACGATGAGAAGGTAGCGCTGGTAGATACTGTAGAGGTTGATTTCTTCACCCAGTTCCTCGAGAACATTCACGAGGTGATTGGCGACCGCGAAATCGATTACCTCATCATCAACCACATGGAACCTGACCATAGCGGCTCCATCGCCCTCATCAAGAAATATTACCCTAACATCAAGATCGTGGGCAACAAGAAGACCCTGGGAATGCTCGAAGGCTTCTACGGCGTAACAGATGACGTGGTAGAGGTGAAGAATGGCGAAACCCTTTCATTGGGCAACCACGAGCTGAGCTTCGTTCTCATCCCTATGGTTCACTGGCCAGAGACCATGGTAACGCTCGATGCAAAGAACAAGGTGCTCTTCTCAGGTGATGCGTTCGGTTGCTTCGGTGCGCTGAACGGCGGAATCATCGATACGGAAATCAACTGCGAGACTTTCTGGCTGGAGATGGTTCGCTACTACTCAAACATTGTGGGTAAGTATGGAATCCCTGTTCAGAATGCGTTGAAGAAGTTGGCTGGCGTGGAGCTGGATTACATCTGCTCAACCCATGGTCCTGTTTGGCACGAGCATATTGAGAAGGTAATCGGCATGTATGATAAGATGTCGAAGTACGAGACGGAGCCGGGCCTCGTTATCTGCTACGGCACCATGTACGGCAATACCGAGCGCATGGCTGAAATCATCGCCCGTGCGGCAAGCAAGGCTGGCGTGAAGAACATCGTAATGTACAACATCTCGAAGACTCACCACAGCTACATCCTGCGCGACATCTTCCGCTACAAGGGTCTCATCGTGGGTGCTCCAACCTACAATGCCGGTCTTTATCACGAGATGGAGGTTCTCCTCTCCGAGCTTGCCAACAAGGACATCAAGAACCACCTTCTTGGTTGGTACGGTTCTCATTGCTGGGCAAGCAAGGCTGTGGCTAAGATTCAGGAGTGGAACGATACCAAGCTCCACTACGAGCCAGTGGGCAAACCTGTAGATATGAAGCAGGCGATTACTCCAGAGGTAAAGGCGCAGTGCGAGGCTCTGGGTAAGGCAATGGCTGAGAAGCTGCTGGCTGAATAG
- a CDS encoding alpha/beta hydrolase family protein, with protein sequence MKRIITYSIIALLQASVALAQTSVALTQAPVAPVKTSSKPKLQKREKYEWQGEIPTYVETLKKELTYPMAWGNSPIKNFKKWKKAARAKVFECMMTPPKAAAAWDMEVLGEEQRDGYKAQKIAFNINAYSRITAYLLIPDGKGPFPTVNALHDHGAHLFIGKEKMVRPFFTPEEQDAPAKQALCQEILDDADAWARQLYDNQYVGDYLAKHGYVVFSADAPMWGERGRKEGVDRNKYDLIAGNMMMLGRDLSAFMTYDDISSTEFLASLPMVDAKRIGCVGCSMGSYRSWMLSALSDRIKAGASICWMITTDAQLTRRFGRKENGGFANCIPGLRQYLDYPHIASLACPKPMLFINGTKDKLFPVPGVKDAFAEMHKVWKSQGADNLLDTELWDIPHSCGLQAQEKMLEFLDKNLK encoded by the coding sequence ATGAAAAGGATTATCACATATAGTATTATTGCATTGTTGCAGGCGTCGGTGGCGCTTGCTCAGACCTCAGTGGCGCTTACACAAGCCCCTGTGGCGCCTGTTAAGACCTCTTCGAAACCGAAGCTTCAGAAGCGGGAGAAGTATGAATGGCAGGGAGAGATTCCTACCTATGTAGAAACGCTGAAGAAGGAACTGACCTATCCGATGGCTTGGGGCAACAGTCCGATTAAGAACTTCAAGAAGTGGAAGAAGGCGGCAAGGGCGAAGGTGTTTGAATGCATGATGACGCCTCCGAAGGCGGCTGCGGCTTGGGATATGGAAGTTTTGGGCGAGGAGCAGAGAGACGGATATAAGGCGCAGAAAATCGCCTTTAATATCAACGCCTATTCCCGAATTACTGCTTATCTCCTGATTCCGGATGGCAAGGGACCATTCCCAACGGTGAATGCGCTTCATGATCATGGCGCTCATCTCTTTATCGGAAAGGAGAAGATGGTTCGTCCTTTCTTCACTCCGGAAGAACAAGATGCTCCGGCGAAACAGGCACTCTGTCAGGAGATCTTGGATGATGCGGATGCGTGGGCAAGGCAGCTTTATGATAATCAGTACGTGGGCGATTATCTGGCGAAACATGGCTACGTAGTCTTTTCGGCAGATGCTCCGATGTGGGGAGAACGAGGCCGAAAGGAGGGCGTGGATAGAAACAAATACGACCTGATAGCCGGCAACATGATGATGCTGGGTAGAGACCTCTCTGCCTTCATGACTTACGATGATATTTCCAGCACCGAGTTTCTGGCTTCGCTGCCGATGGTAGATGCGAAGCGTATCGGGTGCGTGGGGTGTTCGATGGGATCCTATCGCTCGTGGATGCTCTCTGCATTATCGGATAGAATCAAGGCGGGTGCTTCCATCTGCTGGATGATTACCACGGATGCTCAGCTTACCCGGAGATTCGGAAGAAAGGAGAATGGCGGTTTTGCAAATTGCATCCCGGGGTTGAGGCAATATCTCGACTATCCTCACATCGCCTCCCTCGCCTGTCCGAAGCCGATGCTCTTTATCAACGGCACAAAAGACAAGCTCTTCCCAGTGCCCGGCGTAAAAGATGCTTTCGCCGAAATGCACAAGGTTTGGAAGAGTCAGGGAGCTGATAATCTGCTGGATACGGAACTTTGGGACATTCCTCATTCCTGCGGTTTGCAGGCGCAGGAGAAAATGCTGGAGTTTCTGGATAAGAATCTGAAATAG